A portion of the Calothrix sp. 336/3 genome contains these proteins:
- the dndD gene encoding DNA sulfur modification protein DndD, whose protein sequence is MKFLELVLENFGPYVGKQVINLNPQVDAENSRPILLLGGMNGGGKTTLMDAIRLALYGSRAQCSTRGNLSYGDFLSQCVNSHTLGHEKTRIELAFEHIENDQPIRYRIVRTWDKNPKDGKDHLGILDIRDNDEWLHEALANIWDEYIENILPLGISNLFLFDGEQVRELAELETPPTLVVDAIRALLGLELANKLALDIDVLVNRKRKELADSQDLENLEAIEEELKELQEQYQLTQEQETSIAKYLQEVEKEQQEIFDKFVADGGKIAAERRDLEKQRDWKKGEIEESRQGMRDLAANILPLALIEPLLIKSQNQGEKEFRIQQAQIARDIIFARDKRLLDWMVEQNIAESELEKIKDFLSTDVTSLDASLLQGEEAWLLPDGETLSQLGNLLYYLQNSKNLAKQQLVILKSKEEEVVNLERQIQTAASPEEYTQLVTNLKNSQQQVAGVRGEWEVTRRRLAELEAEIEKLKRNLQEYTEDTLDRKNTQHIIAASVKVQETLKLFRERLTLRKLNKLEREVTECFRYLLHKSDLVHRIAIDTHTFRLSLYDLQGKVVAKHRLSAGEKQLLAIAFLWGLARVSGRRLPVAIDTPLGRLDSSHRNHLVERYFPTASHQVILLSTDMEIGQKEVTLLRENEAIAREYLLKYDSSTRQTQIEEGYFW, encoded by the coding sequence ATGAAATTTCTGGAACTTGTATTAGAGAATTTTGGACCCTATGTAGGAAAACAAGTCATCAATCTGAACCCACAAGTTGATGCAGAAAATTCCCGCCCGATACTATTGTTAGGGGGGATGAATGGTGGGGGAAAAACTACCTTAATGGATGCGATTCGTTTAGCACTTTATGGTTCTCGTGCCCAATGTTCAACTAGAGGAAATCTCAGCTATGGTGATTTTCTTAGTCAATGTGTTAATAGTCATACATTAGGTCATGAGAAAACCCGAATTGAATTAGCATTTGAGCATATTGAAAATGATCAGCCGATAAGATATAGGATAGTTAGAACCTGGGATAAAAACCCGAAGGATGGTAAAGACCATTTAGGTATTTTAGATATTCGGGATAATGATGAATGGCTCCATGAAGCCTTAGCAAATATCTGGGATGAATATATTGAAAATATATTACCTTTAGGGATATCAAATTTATTTCTGTTTGATGGGGAGCAAGTTAGAGAACTTGCAGAATTGGAGACTCCTCCAACTTTAGTAGTTGATGCTATTCGTGCTTTATTGGGTTTAGAGTTAGCAAATAAGCTGGCTTTAGATATAGATGTGTTAGTTAATCGCAAGCGCAAGGAACTAGCAGATAGTCAGGATTTGGAAAACTTAGAAGCGATAGAAGAAGAGTTAAAAGAATTACAAGAGCAATATCAACTGACTCAAGAGCAAGAAACATCAATTGCAAAATATCTCCAGGAAGTAGAGAAAGAGCAACAGGAAATTTTTGATAAATTTGTGGCAGATGGTGGGAAGATTGCCGCAGAGCGTAGAGATTTAGAAAAACAGAGGGATTGGAAAAAAGGCGAGATTGAAGAATCACGTCAAGGAATGCGTGATTTAGCTGCTAATATTTTACCACTAGCATTAATTGAACCATTGTTGATAAAAAGCCAAAATCAAGGGGAGAAGGAATTTAGAATTCAGCAAGCACAAATAGCTAGGGATATTATTTTTGCAAGAGATAAAAGATTATTAGATTGGATGGTGGAGCAAAATATTGCTGAGAGTGAATTGGAAAAAATCAAGGATTTTTTGTCAACGGATGTGACGAGCTTAGATGCAAGTTTGTTGCAGGGGGAAGAAGCTTGGTTATTACCTGATGGCGAGACATTAAGTCAGCTAGGAAATTTACTTTATTATTTGCAAAATTCTAAAAATTTAGCGAAACAACAACTAGTAATTTTAAAATCAAAAGAAGAGGAAGTAGTTAATTTAGAGCGGCAAATACAAACAGCAGCGTCTCCAGAAGAATATACTCAATTAGTCACAAATTTAAAGAATTCCCAACAGCAAGTAGCTGGGGTGAGGGGAGAGTGGGAAGTGACACGTCGTCGTTTGGCAGAGTTAGAAGCAGAAATTGAGAAATTAAAAAGAAATTTGCAGGAGTATACAGAAGATACTCTTGATAGGAAAAATACCCAACATATTATTGCTGCTTCTGTAAAAGTGCAAGAGACTTTAAAGTTATTTCGAGAACGTTTGACTTTGAGAAAGTTAAATAAATTGGAAAGGGAAGTGACAGAATGTTTCCGTTATTTATTGCATAAATCGGATTTGGTACATCGTATTGCCATTGATACTCATACCTTTAGATTGTCTTTGTATGATTTACAAGGAAAAGTTGTTGCAAAACATCGTTTATCTGCTGGGGAAAAGCAATTATTAGCGATCGCCTTTCTCTGGGGATTAGCGCGAGTCTCCGGCAGGCGTTTACCAGTAGCAATTGATACTCCCCTAGGTAGGCTTGATTCTTCCCACCGTAATCACTTGGTAGAACGATATTTTCCCACTGCTAGTCATCAGGTAATACTGTTGTCTACTGATATGGAAATCGGTCAAAAAGAAGTCACATTGCTGAGAGAAAATGAGGCGATCGCCCGTGAATATCTCCTAAAATATGACTCTTCTACTCGACAAACGCAGATTGAAGAAGGGTATTTTTGGTAA
- a CDS encoding GuaB3 family IMP dehydrogenase-related protein, giving the protein MDIQIGRGKVARRAYGIDEIALVPGNRTLDPTLADTSWRIGNIERQIPIIASAMDGVVDVGMAVRLSQLGALGVLNLEGIQTRYANPEPILDKIASVGKDEFVPLMQELYAEPIKPELIAQRIQEIKAQGGIAAVSATPAGASKFGETVAKAGADLFFIQATVVSTAHLSPESVVTLDLAKFCQEMPIPVILGNCVTYEVTLDLMKAGAAAVLVGIGPGAACTSRGVLGVGIPQATAIADCAAARDDYYRETGKYIPVIADGGLITGGDICKCIACGADGVMIGSPFARAAEAPGRGFHWGMATPSPVLPRGTRISVGTTGSLEQILVGPAGLDDGTHNLLGALKTSMGTLGAKNLKEMQQVEVVIAPSLLTEGKVYQKAQQLGMGK; this is encoded by the coding sequence GTGGACATTCAAATTGGGCGGGGAAAAGTAGCTCGTAGGGCATACGGAATTGACGAAATTGCTCTAGTACCTGGCAACCGGACTCTTGATCCGACTTTGGCAGACACATCTTGGCGGATTGGTAACATTGAGAGGCAAATTCCCATTATTGCCAGCGCCATGGATGGTGTAGTTGATGTGGGTATGGCTGTACGTTTATCTCAGTTAGGGGCTTTAGGTGTTCTCAACTTAGAAGGTATCCAAACTCGCTATGCTAACCCGGAACCCATTTTAGACAAAATTGCTTCCGTGGGCAAAGATGAATTTGTACCATTGATGCAAGAACTCTATGCTGAACCGATTAAACCAGAATTAATTGCCCAAAGGATTCAAGAAATCAAAGCCCAAGGTGGTATTGCTGCTGTAAGTGCTACACCAGCTGGGGCAAGTAAGTTTGGGGAAACAGTGGCGAAAGCTGGAGCTGATTTGTTCTTTATCCAAGCAACGGTAGTTTCTACGGCACATTTATCACCAGAGTCTGTTGTCACTTTAGATTTGGCAAAATTCTGCCAAGAAATGCCCATTCCCGTAATCTTGGGGAACTGTGTCACTTATGAAGTCACCCTAGATTTAATGAAAGCTGGGGCAGCTGCGGTATTAGTAGGTATTGGTCCTGGTGCAGCTTGTACTTCCCGTGGTGTGTTAGGTGTGGGTATTCCCCAAGCTACGGCGATCGCTGATTGTGCCGCAGCTCGTGATGATTATTATCGGGAAACGGGTAAATACATTCCAGTAATTGCCGATGGTGGCTTAATTACCGGTGGTGATATCTGTAAATGTATTGCCTGTGGTGCTGATGGTGTGATGATTGGTTCACCCTTTGCGAGGGCTGCTGAAGCCCCTGGACGTGGTTTCCATTGGGGTATGGCTACTCCTAGCCCTGTGTTACCCCGTGGTACTCGTATCAGTGTGGGTACAACTGGCTCCCTAGAGCAAATTCTCGTCGGTCCGGCGGGTTTAGATGATGGAACTCATAATCTTTTAGGTGCCCTCAAAACTAGTATGGGAACTTTGGGTGCAAAAAATCTCAAAGAAATGCAACAAGTTGAAGTTGTTATTGCTCCTTCTTTATTAACCGAAGGCAAAGTTTACCAAAAAGCTCAACAATTAGGTATGGGCAAATAA
- a CDS encoding DUF4335 domain-containing protein produces the protein MPLSNSQIRRYTPPTCTLEVLAQSSPLSRWMGKSVLKDLNFELHLDDPQVPDNQKLVIRGDRDQLEALSAVVSTYVQELLQQSPDTVWKRYSNLLDSTIISPTAETQLLDKPSENRFAQAGISPISPSGIRIEPGKYFTHKLFLGSLGQQISTSFINLNLLQLFDLATALDEYAADVMALPKLTSSKKVAAFPLWAPIAAVLVLGVGLTWQRFPQLISAISGSKNQVATTAKSTSTPETIAVAPSPATTLATPLPALTPPDALPSMPTMGNNTPIVTSSLPPSVQSVPTANVPPNLATSGNKTLPSTTQVVPGNVLTATAKPNTKNNVPSSTQLPPLSFNPQLGSATTTVPNTKIPTIASRKAPNTSTAIANLPPSASTLPTNDLNALEPTSSLSTTTEANNNTPGKLTSRIRESRQPSNQVATNSTIFDTPQVAEARDYLKKRWQPPEGLQQVVEYSLIVGVDGTIERILPLNKPARDYVDRTGMPLIGEPFVSANKNGQSIRIRAVLSPDGKVQTFPEKD, from the coding sequence ATGCCTCTATCAAATTCTCAAATCCGTCGGTATACACCACCTACTTGTACCCTAGAAGTCTTGGCACAGAGTTCTCCTCTGTCCCGTTGGATGGGAAAATCTGTCCTGAAAGATTTAAATTTTGAGTTGCATTTGGACGATCCCCAAGTACCGGATAATCAAAAGCTGGTTATTCGGGGCGATCGCGATCAACTTGAAGCTTTGTCTGCTGTAGTTAGTACCTATGTTCAGGAACTTTTACAACAGTCTCCTGATACTGTCTGGAAACGATACTCTAATCTTCTCGACAGCACTATCATTTCTCCCACGGCGGAAACCCAACTACTAGATAAACCCTCAGAAAATCGATTTGCCCAGGCAGGAATTTCCCCAATTTCCCCGTCTGGTATCCGCATAGAACCTGGCAAATATTTCACTCACAAACTATTTTTGGGTTCCCTGGGGCAACAAATCTCCACTTCTTTTATTAATCTCAATTTATTACAACTGTTTGACCTGGCAACGGCTTTAGATGAATATGCTGCCGATGTCATGGCTTTACCCAAATTAACATCTAGCAAAAAAGTTGCAGCGTTTCCTCTGTGGGCACCGATTGCAGCTGTTCTTGTTTTAGGCGTGGGGCTAACTTGGCAACGTTTTCCCCAACTGATTAGCGCCATTAGTGGCAGCAAAAATCAAGTGGCAACAACGGCAAAATCTACTTCTACCCCAGAAACTATTGCTGTTGCACCCTCTCCGGCAACGACTTTAGCAACTCCCTTACCTGCTCTGACTCCCCCCGATGCTTTGCCCTCTATGCCTACCATGGGTAATAATACGCCCATAGTTACTTCTTCCCTACCTCCAAGCGTTCAATCTGTACCCACAGCTAACGTTCCCCCTAACCTTGCCACATCTGGCAATAAAACTTTGCCAAGTACAACTCAGGTAGTACCGGGAAATGTGCTGACGGCAACGGCAAAGCCCAATACTAAGAATAATGTCCCTAGCTCCACACAATTACCCCCGTTAAGCTTTAATCCCCAATTGGGTAGTGCTACCACCACTGTTCCCAATACCAAAATACCTACAATTGCTAGTAGAAAAGCGCCGAATACATCCACCGCGATCGCGAACCTGCCTCCCTCCGCTAGCACCTTACCCACTAATGATTTAAATGCCCTGGAGCCAACATCTTCCCTGAGTACCACCACGGAAGCAAATAATAATACTCCCGGAAAACTCACTAGTCGGATTCGAGAAAGTCGTCAACCTTCTAACCAAGTAGCCACAAATAGCACTATCTTTGACACACCCCAGGTGGCAGAAGCTAGAGATTATCTCAAAAAACGCTGGCAACCACCCGAAGGGTTACAACAAGTTGTGGAATATAGTTTGATTGTGGGCGTGGATGGAACGATTGAACGCATTCTCCCCCTGAATAAACCCGCTAGAGATTACGTTGATCGCACAGGGATGCCTTTAATTGGTGAACCCTTTGTTTCTGCCAATAAGAATGGGCAAAGCATCCGGATTCGTGCCGTTTTAAGCCCCGATGGCAAGGTACAAACCTTTCCGGAAAAAGATTAA
- a CDS encoding GAF domain-containing protein: MLPPQKLTAAEQQIFSLGRILQSLREENTIESLIATTVRYLQEDFEYKLIWIAMYDRLNHILLGQGGITPSNDKNYLKQHLVLNPGDLLEQVVTEQRPLGVADLRAELRAQAWQQLAQKYEIQGTIVLPIRYKNHFLGVILLGSQRWGYLLGGEARARLMMILGELGAAWYQLEIDSQNQQSKHPEEKLLKLLENIRNLQKLELKLNAVVEATQEFVLPSRTNIYWLDTEGRYFWRRASNKSASGVFHHGNQQIAGITIQELSDFYYALSVNELVFIGDGRSSFQSNCTVKLLQRLKVRSLLAAPILRNKDLLGFLTVESSEPRIWGEAEQNFVRGAAGLISLVTPLDEVETTVRQIQDDAYLSSQIAQGIYTNKDVQEILDDCAARVLQRLGASRFLLLHFDSEQNQYQIFYQNQLPNRRGLNLAFETPKDIDWQLLAAAEVAVGIENLEDDLRFFQWRPNFIDNGVRSLLISNSNPGNSPLGLLVVTSDTPRHWISREKELVQVVSQQLGVIVRQWQLQRQTEQQQKILHSTHQCLRVLGQSQNTYSQSIEKLQYSALQQIGEILHSPAINLLYWSPGDAIAQIYPGIITDSQFAINPEAIIPISEPLIHWAVTNAGLLSFKLSELPAETRKWLHGSAIGQVLVMGLHTADDYETTGVILITDHRERQWSEESLYAVENLIFQLAWLRRNLQINTKLHSKSAELQQLNWYKHRRLEDIQKSISQILGQMHDLGIPTTELTQMRYQQLLRQLDNTNASMTTLLKLEQWQLHRSWETVTIASLLKRSLERVDNLLKIQRLWVGVHGLGQEDGENNSNQNYSLLPISGEKPQTLSIAGDMVKIELILHELIMTACQRAHTGSRIDIWCRRLDADSLELSITDNGTIEPQLLVELNPELSSKDVLAPSTLEKPPGLHMAIARTLMQQLGGDLQFYQLPDSRLVSRLILPLAGE; the protein is encoded by the coding sequence ATGTTGCCCCCACAAAAATTGACTGCTGCTGAACAACAAATCTTTTCCTTGGGGCGCATTCTCCAAAGCCTAAGGGAAGAGAACACTATAGAATCTTTAATTGCAACTACAGTTAGATATTTGCAAGAAGATTTTGAATATAAGTTAATTTGGATTGCGATGTACGATCGCCTGAACCATATTTTATTAGGTCAGGGCGGTATCACTCCTAGTAATGACAAAAATTACCTGAAACAGCATCTGGTGCTGAATCCAGGAGATTTGTTAGAGCAGGTAGTAACTGAACAACGTCCTTTAGGTGTAGCTGACTTACGTGCGGAACTGCGGGCGCAAGCATGGCAACAATTAGCACAAAAATATGAGATTCAGGGAACTATTGTTTTACCGATTCGTTATAAAAATCATTTTCTCGGTGTAATTCTCCTGGGTTCTCAACGTTGGGGCTATCTTTTGGGTGGAGAAGCCAGAGCTCGACTGATGATGATTTTAGGTGAACTGGGTGCAGCTTGGTATCAATTAGAAATAGATTCCCAAAATCAACAGTCTAAGCATCCGGAAGAAAAATTATTAAAATTACTAGAAAATATCCGTAATTTACAGAAATTAGAACTAAAGCTAAATGCTGTAGTGGAAGCTACTCAGGAATTTGTTTTACCTAGTCGGACAAATATTTATTGGTTAGATACAGAAGGGCGGTATTTTTGGCGACGTGCCAGTAATAAAAGTGCGAGTGGAGTTTTTCACCATGGCAATCAACAAATAGCTGGGATTACTATTCAAGAGCTAAGTGATTTTTACTACGCTTTGTCTGTGAATGAATTAGTGTTTATTGGTGATGGGCGTAGCTCTTTTCAAAGTAATTGTACAGTTAAGTTACTCCAACGTTTGAAAGTGCGTAGCTTGTTGGCAGCTCCGATTCTTCGTAATAAAGATTTGTTGGGTTTTTTAACAGTTGAAAGTAGCGAACCACGCATTTGGGGAGAAGCGGAACAAAATTTTGTGCGAGGTGCGGCAGGTTTAATATCCTTGGTGACACCTTTGGATGAAGTGGAAACGACGGTGCGACAGATTCAAGATGATGCCTATTTAAGTAGTCAAATCGCTCAGGGTATTTATACTAACAAGGATGTCCAAGAAATCTTGGATGATTGTGCTGCCAGGGTTTTACAAAGATTAGGTGCAAGTCGGTTTTTGTTACTTCACTTTGACAGTGAGCAAAATCAATATCAAATTTTTTATCAAAACCAATTACCTAACCGCCGGGGTTTAAATTTAGCATTTGAGACTCCTAAGGATATCGATTGGCAGTTATTAGCTGCTGCTGAGGTAGCTGTGGGAATCGAAAATCTAGAGGATGACTTGCGCTTTTTCCAGTGGCGACCCAATTTTATCGATAATGGTGTGCGATCGCTACTCATTAGTAACTCTAATCCTGGAAATTCTCCCCTAGGGTTACTGGTTGTAACTAGTGATACTCCTCGACACTGGATATCTAGGGAAAAGGAATTAGTTCAGGTAGTCAGTCAACAGCTGGGTGTGATTGTCCGTCAGTGGCAACTTCAGCGTCAAACAGAACAACAGCAAAAAATCTTACACAGTACTCACCAATGCCTAAGGGTGTTGGGGCAATCACAAAATACCTATAGTCAATCAATAGAAAAGTTACAATATTCAGCCTTACAACAAATCGGAGAAATTTTACATAGCCCTGCCATTAACCTTCTATATTGGTCTCCTGGTGATGCGATCGCCCAAATATATCCCGGTATAATTACTGATAGTCAATTTGCGATTAATCCAGAAGCGATTATTCCGATTTCTGAACCTTTAATCCATTGGGCTGTGACGAACGCTGGCTTACTGAGTTTTAAATTGTCTGAGCTACCCGCAGAAACACGTAAATGGTTACACGGTAGTGCCATCGGTCAAGTTTTAGTAATGGGTTTGCATACTGCGGATGACTATGAAACCACTGGTGTAATTTTAATTACCGACCATCGAGAACGTCAGTGGAGCGAGGAAAGTTTATATGCAGTGGAAAATTTAATTTTTCAATTGGCTTGGTTGCGACGAAATTTGCAAATTAATACTAAACTTCACAGCAAAAGTGCAGAACTACAACAGCTAAATTGGTATAAACATCGACGTTTAGAAGATATTCAAAAAAGTATCTCTCAAATCTTAGGGCAAATGCATGATTTGGGTATTCCGACAACGGAATTGACACAGATGCGCTACCAGCAATTACTACGTCAACTAGATAACACTAATGCTTCCATGACAACTTTGTTGAAATTGGAGCAATGGCAGTTGCACAGAAGTTGGGAAACGGTAACTATTGCCAGTTTGCTCAAGCGATCGCTGGAGCGGGTAGACAACCTGTTGAAAATCCAGCGACTCTGGGTTGGTGTCCATGGTTTGGGACAGGAGGATGGAGAAAATAATAGTAATCAAAATTATTCTCTCCTGCCTATCTCCGGGGAAAAACCTCAGACTTTAAGTATCGCTGGGGACATGGTGAAAATTGAATTAATTCTCCATGAACTCATAATGACTGCCTGTCAACGGGCACATACTGGTAGCAGAATTGATATCTGGTGTCGTCGTTTAGATGCCGATTCTTTGGAACTTTCCATTACTGATAATGGGACAATTGAGCCACAATTACTAGTAGAACTCAATCCAGAACTCTCTTCTAAGGATGTTTTGGCACCGTCTACCCTGGAAAAACCACCGGGTTTACATATGGCGATCGCTCGTACCCTCATGCAACAACTCGGAGGGGATTTGCAATTCTATCAACTTCCCGATAGCCGTTTAGTCAGCCGCTTAATTCTACCTTTGGCAGGAGAGTAA
- a CDS encoding DUF3038 domain-containing protein, translated as MLNVMHSAASTPTPISQWEDLSQLPAPNSAHWDNIKTQLDLVLLALETLTGIGSDAMLSAATDLNLESKVPDRVALWRLRQSNPLRKGQGGRKKLDVEEARSLVLIICYLAKQHQEFIRRAVSSLEQAAEANREPHQVALLGDYIDAFCNTYEERMEEDETISTDQLTHLALKLLIDLLFYSSSGGHRRLWLALMDRSSKF; from the coding sequence ATGCTAAATGTTATGCACTCTGCCGCTAGCACACCCACTCCAATTTCCCAATGGGAGGATTTATCCCAACTCCCTGCCCCTAACTCGGCTCATTGGGACAATATCAAAACCCAATTAGACTTGGTGCTGTTGGCGCTGGAAACTTTAACGGGTATTGGCTCCGATGCCATGCTATCTGCGGCTACTGATTTAAATTTAGAATCAAAAGTTCCCGATCGCGTTGCCTTGTGGCGATTACGACAATCCAATCCACTCCGCAAAGGACAGGGGGGACGGAAAAAGCTGGATGTGGAAGAAGCGCGATCGCTAGTTTTGATTATCTGCTACCTTGCTAAACAGCACCAAGAATTTATTCGTCGTGCTGTGAGTTCTTTGGAACAAGCTGCCGAAGCGAACCGTGAACCTCACCAAGTAGCTTTGCTAGGGGATTACATAGACGCTTTTTGTAATACCTACGAAGAACGTATGGAGGAAGACGAAACAATTTCCACCGACCAACTGACTCACCTAGCTCTAAAATTACTTATAGATTTACTTTTTTATAGCAGTTCCGGTGGACATCGTCGCCTCTGGCTAGCACTCATGGATCGTTCCAGCAAGTTTTAG
- a CDS encoding endonuclease MutS2 produces MIQAETLELLEWHRLCQHLSTFAATKLGAIATRNLPIPNSQAESELLLAQTKEIYALETRLTTGLSFDGVQDIGDSLERAALQGILSGDELLAIATTLAGARNLRRVIENQPDLPILAALVADLRTYPEIEQEIHRCIDERGQVADRASQKLSDIRGELRQVRSQITQKLHNILQVKANAVQEQIITQRGDRFVIPVKASHKDAIPGIVHDTSTSGVTLYIEPNSVVPMGNQLRQLLRREEIEAEAIRRVLTEQIALAQEDLERLLAIATTLDIATAKSRYSLWLKANPPRFINRESGEIITLRQLRHPLLLWQEQHEQGHPVVPVDLLVQPETRVVTITGPNTGGKTVTLKTLGLGALMAKVGLFVPAREPVEIPWFDQVLADIGDEQSLQQSLSTFSGHIRRISRILSALDREEAEDSASLVLLDEVGAGTDPAEGSALAIALLQHLAAHTQLTMASTHFGELKALKYEDERFENASVEFDETTLSPTYRLLWGIPGRSNALAIALRLGLKAEVVEAAKEKIGGASDDVNQVIAGLEAQRRRQEIKATEAQNLLQQAEKLYKEVSAKADNLQEREKALKASQEVAVQQAIAQAKGEIAQVIRRLQKGTPSAQDAQQATNALNQIAEKFTPAPPPKAKLTFMPKVGDRIRIAKLGQTAEVITAPDSDGELTVRFGIMKMTVTLQDVESLDGKKAEAIAKPKATTPPPPPEPTLTIRTSQNTVDLRGRRVADAEIILDKAIAEGNGAIWIIHGHGTGKLRQGIHAFLHQHPRVSRFEAAEQAEGGTGVTIAYIG; encoded by the coding sequence TTGATTCAAGCGGAAACTTTAGAACTACTAGAATGGCATCGTCTGTGTCAGCATTTGTCTACTTTTGCGGCGACAAAGCTAGGGGCGATCGCTACTCGTAACTTACCGATTCCCAACTCTCAAGCGGAGAGCGAACTTTTACTAGCGCAAACGAAGGAAATTTATGCCTTAGAAACTCGTCTAACTACGGGTTTATCTTTTGATGGGGTACAGGATATTGGTGATTCCCTGGAACGTGCAGCACTGCAAGGTATTCTCTCTGGGGATGAATTATTGGCGATCGCCACAACCCTAGCGGGGGCGAGAAATTTACGGCGGGTTATTGAAAATCAGCCGGATTTGCCAATTCTGGCAGCATTAGTCGCAGATTTACGTACCTATCCCGAAATTGAACAGGAAATTCATCGCTGTATCGATGAGCGGGGACAGGTTGCCGATCGCGCTAGTCAAAAGTTGAGTGATATTCGGGGAGAATTGCGCCAGGTACGCAGTCAAATTACCCAAAAATTACATAATATTTTGCAGGTCAAAGCCAACGCCGTTCAAGAGCAAATAATTACCCAACGGGGCGATCGCTTTGTAATTCCAGTGAAGGCTTCCCACAAAGATGCTATCCCTGGTATCGTCCATGACACCTCTACTAGTGGGGTGACACTATATATTGAACCGAATTCCGTTGTCCCCATGGGCAACCAGTTACGACAGTTACTACGACGGGAAGAGATAGAAGCGGAAGCCATCCGTCGGGTATTAACTGAACAAATTGCCCTGGCGCAAGAAGACTTAGAAAGATTACTGGCGATCGCCACCACCTTAGATATTGCCACTGCCAAATCTCGCTATAGTCTCTGGCTGAAAGCCAATCCTCCCCGCTTCATTAACCGTGAATCTGGGGAAATTATCACCCTGCGACAACTGCGCCATCCCCTGCTTCTGTGGCAGGAACAGCACGAACAAGGACATCCGGTTGTCCCCGTAGATTTACTGGTGCAACCAGAAACTAGGGTAGTGACAATTACTGGTCCGAATACGGGAGGAAAAACCGTCACCTTGAAAACCCTCGGTTTGGGGGCATTGATGGCAAAAGTAGGTTTGTTTGTACCAGCGCGGGAACCTGTGGAAATACCCTGGTTTGACCAGGTTTTAGCTGATATTGGTGATGAGCAATCTTTACAGCAAAGTCTCTCCACTTTTTCTGGACATATTCGCCGCATCAGCCGCATTTTATCAGCTTTGGATAGGGAGGAGGCAGAGGACAGTGCTTCCTTGGTACTGCTGGATGAAGTGGGTGCCGGAACTGACCCCGCAGAGGGTAGCGCTTTGGCGATCGCCCTACTCCAGCACCTAGCTGCCCATACCCAATTAACCATGGCATCCACCCATTTTGGCGAACTCAAGGCACTGAAATACGAGGATGAGCGGTTTGAAAACGCCTCAGTGGAATTTGACGAAACCACCCTTTCTCCCACCTATCGGCTGTTGTGGGGGATTCCTGGGCGCTCTAATGCCCTAGCCATCGCCCTACGTCTGGGCTTGAAAGCAGAGGTAGTGGAAGCTGCGAAGGAGAAAATTGGTGGAGCCTCGGATGATGTCAACCAGGTAATTGCTGGTTTGGAAGCCCAGCGCCGTCGCCAAGAAATCAAAGCCACGGAAGCACAGAATTTATTGCAGCAAGCGGAAAAATTATACAAAGAAGTATCCGCAAAAGCCGATAATTTACAGGAGCGGGAAAAAGCTCTCAAAGCCTCCCAGGAAGTCGCCGTACAACAGGCGATCGCCCAAGCTAAAGGAGAAATTGCCCAGGTAATTCGCCGTCTGCAAAAGGGTACACCTAGCGCCCAGGATGCCCAGCAGGCAACCAATGCCCTGAATCAAATTGCCGAAAAATTTACACCCGCACCGCCACCCAAAGCCAAACTCACCTTTATGCCCAAGGTGGGCGATCGCATCCGCATTGCCAAGTTAGGGCAAACGGCAGAAGTTATCACTGCACCCGATAGCGACGGAGAACTGACAGTGCGTTTCGGCATCATGAAAATGACGGTGACACTACAGGATGTGGAATCCTTAGACGGGAAAAAAGCCGAGGCGATCGCCAAACCCAAAGCCACAACTCCACCTCCACCACCGGAACCAACCCTAACAATTCGCACCTCCCAGAATACCGTAGATTTACGGGGTAGACGGGTAGCTGATGCTGAAATTATTCTCGATAAGGCGATCGCGGAAGGAAATGGGGCAATCTGGATTATCCATGGACATGGTACTGGTAAGCTCCGCCAAGGAATTCATGCTTTTTTACACCAACATCCACGAGTCAGCCGTTTTGAAGCCGCAGAGCAAGCAGAAGGAGGAACGGGAGTCACAATTGCCTATATTGGTTAA